Proteins from one Streptomyces genisteinicus genomic window:
- a CDS encoding membrane dipeptidase produces MAEPQDATFFTTADLRALEAIETIETLGETDGAEAPGQSAPPGRAGSAGQPGGPGADGPGRSAGAVRVTTGAAGADSLARAEALLRTHPVVDGRSGLAPVLRSMHFHDLEAGETLLETDVPRLRRGRVGAQFWSLHPPAGADPTLADVLELLDLVRATTAATPEGLLLAAAADDLVDARNRGRTAVLPGPAPGQALGDSLAALRALHALGVRSVTLAGTRWAGERGLTPLGHEMIREMNRLGVVADLSGSAPETVRRVLAVSRVPAIVSHPPEPLPEDVLRALRASGGVCMVPCTPGTPEETAEALERVREAAGPETVALTGAWDTGLPHAPGLADVACFPGLVALLLERGWPEADVTALTWSNMMRVLREAEFAARAAATRESPSRATIDTLGT; encoded by the coding sequence ATGGCTGAACCGCAGGACGCCACGTTCTTCACCACCGCCGATCTCCGCGCGCTCGAGGCGATCGAGACGATCGAGACGCTCGGGGAGACGGACGGCGCCGAGGCCCCCGGGCAGTCCGCGCCGCCCGGCCGGGCCGGCTCCGCCGGACAGCCGGGCGGTCCCGGTGCCGACGGACCCGGCCGTTCCGCGGGGGCGGTCCGCGTCACCACGGGAGCCGCGGGGGCGGACTCCCTCGCCCGTGCCGAGGCGCTGCTGCGCACCCACCCCGTGGTGGACGGCCGCAGCGGGCTCGCCCCGGTCCTGCGGAGCATGCACTTCCACGATCTCGAAGCGGGCGAGACCCTGCTGGAGACCGATGTCCCGCGGCTGCGGCGCGGCCGGGTGGGCGCCCAGTTCTGGTCCCTGCACCCGCCGGCCGGCGCCGACCCCACCCTGGCGGACGTGCTCGAACTCCTCGACCTCGTCCGGGCCACGACCGCCGCCACCCCCGAGGGCCTGCTCCTCGCGGCGGCCGCCGACGACCTGGTCGACGCCCGCAACCGCGGCCGCACCGCGGTGCTGCCCGGTCCGGCCCCGGGCCAGGCGCTCGGCGACTCGCTCGCCGCCCTCCGCGCGCTCCACGCGCTCGGCGTGCGCAGCGTCACCCTGGCAGGCACGCGCTGGGCGGGGGAGCGCGGGCTGACGCCGCTCGGCCACGAGATGATCCGCGAGATGAACCGGCTGGGCGTCGTCGCCGACCTCTCCGGGAGCGCCCCCGAGACCGTTCGCCGGGTGCTCGCCGTCAGCCGTGTCCCCGCGATCGTGTCGCACCCTCCGGAGCCCCTTCCGGAGGACGTCCTGCGCGCCCTGCGCGCATCCGGCGGAGTGTGCATGGTGCCGTGCACCCCCGGTACCCCCGAGGAGACGGCCGAGGCGCTCGAACGCGTCCGCGAGGCGGCCGGCCCCGAGACCGTGGCGCTGACCGGCGCCTGGGACACGGGCCTGCCGCACGCCCCGGGTCTGGCGGACGTCGCCTGTTTCCCCGGCCTCGTGGCACTCCTGCTGGAGCGCGGCTGGCCGGAGGCCGATGTCACCGCGCTCACCTGGTCGAACATGATGAGGGTGCTGCGCGAGGCGGAGTTCGCCGCCCGCGCCGCGGCCACCCGCGAGTCCCCGTCGCGCGCCACCATCGACACCCTGGGCACCTGA
- a CDS encoding CGNR zinc finger domain-containing protein: protein MNDRATAPGGLALIEALVNTLDVESGADTLGTPENLERFALAERDLGAARALREALRCACLAHAGHGTPDGLDALLTGAPLHVSIAADGTARLRAAAGGDGLLCRVALAIAAGAADGTWARLKACEAEDCRWAYYDRSPAGRRRWCSMSVCGARAKMRTYRARRDT, encoded by the coding sequence ATGAACGACAGGGCCACCGCACCCGGCGGGCTCGCGCTGATCGAGGCGCTGGTCAACACGCTGGACGTCGAGTCCGGCGCGGACACGCTCGGCACGCCGGAGAACCTGGAGCGCTTCGCCCTCGCGGAGCGCGACCTCGGTGCGGCCCGCGCGCTGCGCGAGGCGCTGCGCTGCGCCTGTCTCGCCCATGCGGGACACGGCACGCCCGACGGCCTCGACGCCCTGCTCACGGGTGCCCCGCTGCACGTCTCCATCGCCGCCGACGGCACGGCTCGGCTGCGGGCGGCGGCCGGCGGGGACGGCCTGCTGTGCCGGGTCGCGCTGGCGATCGCGGCCGGTGCCGCCGACGGCACCTGGGCACGCCTCAAGGCGTGCGAGGCCGAGGACTGCCGCTGGGCGTACTACGACCGCAGCCCGGCGGGCCGCCGCCGCTGGTGCTCGATGTCCGTCTGCGGAGCCCGGGCCAAGATGCGCACCTACCGCGCCCGCCGCGACACCTGA
- a CDS encoding VOC family protein: MSIAKLGAVVLDCPDPLALARFYAELLGGEIEDDGDGWVDLKSAGATLAFQAAPGFEPPKWPSPKDSQQFHLDVTVDDLDAAEKQVLALGATALEADDRSRSFRVYADPAGHPFCLCAC; this comes from the coding sequence ATGAGCATCGCCAAGCTGGGAGCCGTCGTACTGGACTGTCCCGACCCGCTCGCGCTCGCGCGCTTCTACGCGGAGCTGCTCGGCGGGGAGATCGAGGACGACGGCGACGGGTGGGTCGACCTCAAGAGCGCCGGCGCGACGCTCGCGTTCCAGGCCGCGCCCGGGTTCGAGCCGCCGAAGTGGCCGTCGCCGAAGGATTCGCAGCAGTTCCATCTGGACGTGACGGTGGACGACCTGGACGCGGCGGAGAAGCAGGTGCTGGCGCTCGGCGCCACGGCGCTGGAGGCGGACGACAGGTCGCGCAGCTTCCGGGTGTACGCCGACCCGGCGGGGCACCCGTTCTGCCTCTGCGCCTGCTGA